The Populus nigra chromosome 19, ddPopNigr1.1, whole genome shotgun sequence genome includes a window with the following:
- the LOC133680077 gene encoding protein disulfide isomerase-like 1-4, with protein MSTRFIFLLSLTALLLFSQLSPSLSKLQNAAAEDDDEDLSFLEEETDAVPHGHGHDHDHDHYPDPDQFDEEFDNEDDLDNYSDLDDSELDSYKEPEIDDKDVVVLKEGNFSDFVTKNKFVMVEFYAPWCGHCQSLAPEYAAAATELKAEEVMLAKVDATEENELAQEYDIQGFPTVYFFVDGVHKPYPGPRTKDGIVTWIKKKIGPGIYNITTVEDAERLLTSETKLVLGFLNSLVGPESEELAAASRLEDEVSFYQTVNPDVAKLFHLDPQAKRPALVMLKKEAEKLSVFDGNFSKSEIAEFVFANKLPLVTIFTRESAPLIFESTIKKQLLLFAISNDSEKVVPIFQEAARLFKGKLIFVYVEMDNEDVGKPVSEYFGISGTAPKVLAYTGNDDAKKFVLDGDVTLDKIKAFGEDFIEDKLKPFFKSDPVPESNDGDVKIVVGNNFDEIVLDESKDVLLEIYAPWCGHCQSLEPTYNKLATHLRGIESIVIAKMDGTTNEHPRAKSDGFPTLLFFPAGNKSFDPITVDTDRTVVAFYKFIKKHASIPFKLQKPASASKAESSDAKDGIESSTRDVKDEL; from the exons atgtcGACTCGCTTCATTTTCCTCCTCTCGCTCACCGccctccttctcttctctcagctctctccctctctctctaaactcCAAAACGCTGCCGCCGAAGATGACGATGAGGATCTTAGTTTCCTGGAAGAAGAAACCGACGCCGTTCCTCACGGCCACGGCCACGACCACGACCACGACCACTACCCCGATCCAGACCAATTCGACGAAGAATTCGACAACGAAGATGACCTCGACAACTACTCTGATCTCGATGATTCCGAATTGGATTCTTACAAGGAGCCTGAGATTGACGACAAGGACGTCGTCGTTTTGAAGGAAGGAAATTTCAGTGATTTTGTGACTAAGAATAAGTTTGTGATGGTGGAATTCTACGCGCCATGGTGTGGTCACTGCCAGTCGTTGGCTCCCGAGTATGCGGCGGCTGCTACGGAGTTGAAAGCGGAAGAAGTGATGTTGGCTAAAGTGGATGCAACGGAAGAGAATGAGTTGGCTCAGGAATATGATATTCAAGGCTTTCCTACTGTTTATTTCTTTGTTGATGGAGTACACAAGCCTTATCCTGGCCCAAGAACCAA AGATGGAATTGTGACATGGATCAAGAAGAAAATAGGACCCGGTATTTACAATATAACAACAGTGGAGGATGCTGAACGTTTGTTGACTTCTGAAACTAAACTTGTCTTGGGCTTCCTCAACTCTTTGGTG ggtcCTGAAAGTGAGGAACTTGCTGCTGCTTCAAGACTTGAAGATGAGGTCAGCTTCTACCAAACTGTGAATCCTGATGTGGCAAAGCTTTTCCACCTTGACCCACAAGCTAAACGCCCAGCTTTAGTCATGCTTAAGAAAGAGGCTGAGAAACTGAGTGTTTTTG ATGGTAATTTTTCCAAGTCTGAGATAGCTGAATTCGTATTTGCCAACAAACTGCCATTGGTGACCATTTTTACTAGGGAAAGTGCCCCTTTGATTTTTGAGAGTACAATTAAGAAGCAG CTTTTGCTGTTTGCAATTTCAAATGATTCAGAAAAGGTTGTCCCAATTTTTCAAGAGGCAGCCAGATTATTCAAGGGAAAG CTTATCTTTGTATACGTGGAAATGGACAACGAAGATGTTGGGAAACCTGTGTCAGAATATTTTGGTATCAGTGGAACTGCCCCCAAA GTTCTTGCATACACAGGAAATGATGATGCTAAAAAATTTGTACTTGATGGGGATGTTACCTTGGACAAGATTAAG GCTTTTGGGGAGGATTTCATTGAAGACAAGCTCAAGCCTTTCTTCAAGTCGGATCCAGTTCCTGAATCA AATGATGGGGATGTAAAGATAGTGGTTGGGAATAACTTCGATGAAATTGTTTTGGATGAGTCAAAGGATGTTCTTCTTGAG ATCTATGCACCATGGTGTGGGCATTGCCAATCTTTGGAGCCAACATACAACAAACTTGCCACACATTTGAGGGGCATTGAGTCTATTGTTATAGCCAAGATGGATGGAACAACAAATGAGCATCCCAGGGCAAAG TCGGATGGGTTTCCCACGCTCCTCTTCTTTCCTGCTGGAAACAAGAGCTTTGATCCA ATCACTGTGGACACTGATCGTACCGTGGTTGCATTTTACAAGTTCATCAAGAAACACGCATCGATTCCATTCAAGCTCCAAAAGCCAGCTTCAGCATCAAAAGCAGAAAGTTCAGATGCCAAAGACGGCATTGAGAGCAGCACGAGAGATGTGAAGGATGAATTGTGA
- the LOC133679707 gene encoding probable aquaporin PIP2-4, which yields MAKDIEVAEHGETVKDYQDPPPAPLIDAEELGQWSFYRALIAEFIATLLFLYVTVLTVIGYKSQTDPDKGLDACGGVGILGIAWAFGGMIFVLVYCTAGISGGHINPAVTFGLFLARKVSLIRAVLYMVAQCLGAICGCGLVKAFQKSYYNHYGGGANELQKGYNKGTGLGAEIIGTFVLVYTVFSATDPKRNARDSHVPVLAPLPIGFAVFMVHLATIPITGTGINPARSFGAAVIFNQSKAWDDHWLFWVGPFIGAAIAAFYHQFILRAAAIKALGSFRSNA from the exons ATGGCGAAGGACATTGAGGTTGCAGAGCATGGAGAGACTGTGAAGGACTACCAGGACCCACCTCCAGCTCCATTGATTGATGCTGAGGAGCTAGGACAATGGTCCTTTTACAGGGCTCTTATTGCAGAATTCATCGCCACCCTTCTCTTCCTTTATGTCACAGTCTTGACTGTTATTGGATACAAAAGCCAGACAGACCCAGACAAGGGTCTGGATGCTTGTGGTGGTGTTGGCATTCTTGGTATTGCTTGGGCCTTCGGTGGCATGATCTTTGTCCTTGTTTACTGCACTGCTGGTATCTCTG GAGGACACATCAACCCAGCAGTGACCTTCGGTCTGTTTCTGGCGAGGAAGGTGTCGCTCATCAGGGCTGTTTTGTACATGGTGGCACAGTGCTTGGGTGCGATATGCGGCTGTGGTTTGGTGAAGGCCTTCCAAAAGTCTTATTACAATCACTATGGAGGCGGAGCCAACGAGCTGCAGAAAGGGTACAACAAGGGCACTGGATTGGGTGCTGAAATCATCGGTACTTTTGTTCTTGTCTACACTGTCTTCTCCGCCACTGATCCCAAGAGGAATGCTAGAGACTCCCATGTTCCT GTATTGGCACCTCTCCCCATTGGATTTGCTGTGTTCATGGTTCACCTCGCCACAATCCCAATTACTGGTACTGGCATCAACCCTGCTAGGAGCTTCGGAGCTGCTGTTATCTTTAACCAAAGCAAGGCCTGGGATGACCAT TGGCTCTTCTGGGTTGGACCCTTCATTGGAGCTGCCATTGCTGCTTTCTACCACCAGTTCATTCTTAGAGCAGCGGCTATTAAGGCTCTAGGATCCTTCAGGAGCAATGCTTAA
- the LOC133679622 gene encoding uncharacterized protein LOC133679622 produces MALIPSFFLFFSSSLTLVFFTGAGAQGRAPHGLVYENPVAFSPSAAEFFHPKTHEPNVKSPCAASSSCSPLPLAAQLEATDQAQESEISTSQKGGNRLRAGGIAGIVLGVAFAVLLTMGVYHVMVTRKANLNRANSVQTNA; encoded by the coding sequence ATGGCTCTCAtaccttctttctttctcttcttctcctcctctttaACCCTTGTATTCTTCACCGGAGCGGGAGCACAAGGGAGAGCTCCTCATGGCCTTGTTTATGAGAACCCAGTGGCTTTCTCACCATCTGCAGCTGAATTCTTCCATCCCAAAACACATGAACCGAATGTGAAGAGCCCATGTGCTGCTTCATCTAGTTGCTCACCATTGCCTCTTGCAGCTCAATTAGAGGCTACTGATCAAGCACAAGAAAGTGAAATATCAACATCCCAGAAAGGAGGGAATCGACTGAGAGCTGGTGGCATTGCTGGCATTGTACTTGGTGTGGCATTTGCAGTGCTTTTGACAATGGGTGTCTACCATGTAATGGTCACGCGCAAAGCCAACTTAAATCGAGCCAATTCTGTTCAAACTAATGCTTGA